A genomic segment from Corythoichthys intestinalis isolate RoL2023-P3 chromosome 2, ASM3026506v1, whole genome shotgun sequence encodes:
- the dnase1l1 gene encoding deoxyribonuclease-1-like 1 yields MRHFLFILLPYLCMCGIQGASEFRICAFNLQHFGESKANKQDIMLTYAKIITRCDLCLLQEVRDSKKTALRQLLEQLNKYDPYHEYKAVASERLGRSETYKEQYVFVYRADTVTVTGQYQYPDTRPGDIDAFSREPFVVRFKAKNTAIKEFVLIPQHTSPANVSKELEALYDVLQHVKRMWKTENVMLLGDFNADCSYLSKRSRGKLRLFTDNNLFWLMPEKTDTTVRATTSCAYDRMVVHGETFSNAVVPSSAKPFNFQVEYHLTEEEACKVSDHYPIEVLLKNNASKMCFSLFLVSFLIFILR; encoded by the exons ATGAGACATTTCCTCTTCATCCTGCTTCCCTATCTTTGTATGTGTGGCATTCAGGGCGCTTCAGAATTTAGGATCTGTGCCTTCAACCTTCAACATTTTGGAGAATCGAAAGCTAACAAGCAGGATATTATGCTTACATATGCTAAG ATCATCACCAGATGTGATCTGTGTCTGCTTCAGGAAGTGAGAGACAGCAAGAAAACAGCTTTGCGCCAGTTGCTTGAGCAGCTTAACAA GTATGACCCTTATCATGAGTATAAAGCTGTGGCAAGTGAGAGACTGGGCAGATCGGAAACATATAAGGAACAGTACGTATTTGTATACAG GGCTGATACAGTGACAGTAACAGGCCAGTATCAGTACCCTGACACCAGACCAGGAGATATTGATGCGTTCTCCAGAGAGCCCTTTGTTGTCCGCTTTAAAGCTAAAAACACAG CAATCAAGGAGTTTGTCCTCATCCCACAACACACCAGTCCAGCTAATGTCTCGAAGGAGCTTGAGGCTCTGTATGATGTATTACAACATGTGAAGAGGATGTGGAAAACTGAG AATGTGATGCTTCTTGGGGACTTCAATGCAGATTGTTCCTACCTTTCCAAGAGGAGCCGCGGCAAATTGCGCTTGTTCACAGACAATAATCTGTTCTGGTTGATGCCAGAGAAGACGGACACCACTGTTAGAGCAACCACCTCTTGTGCCTATGACAG GATGGTTGTACATGGTGAAACATTTTCCAATGCAGTTGTACCCTCTTCAGCCAAGCCATTTAACTTTCAAGTGGAATATCATCTCACTGAGGAAGAG gCGTGCAAGGTGAGTGACCATTACCCCATTGAGGTCCTGCTGAAGAACAACGCATCAAAAATGTGCTTCAGTCTCTTCCTGGTGTCATTTCTTATATTCATCCTCAGATGA